The nucleotide window TTGGCTACAGCGCGTATGCCGTAGCACAAACCATCAACATGCCAACACGCTATTGGTACGCCAATCTTTTCCATCCATTGTATCTGATCGGATTGAACGTTGCGGCGGCCTTTGCTGGCTCTGAGTTGCTAGTGGCGGACGCTTGGTCCCTAAGAAGTTCAGTTTTGCGGAGGATCATCGTTTCCTCCTTACTGATGCTCCCCGCTTGTTTGATCGGCGGAGCGATTGGAGAAGTCTTTGCACGCCCCTTGCCGAACAATATGATGATACATGATTCTCGGCCAGCGGTCTTCGTCAGCGTTGTGACGGGCCTTATCTTGATGCTATGCGCGCGGATGTATCTTCGCCGCTCGTCCAGGCCATTACACTGAACACTTCAATCTCGCCTAATACATCGCCGTCTTGGCTTTCGCCGGTTTCCCTCCCGGCAGGGGCAGTGCGCGAATCGCTTCATCATAGTCGATGACATAGCGCCACCAACTGTTGTGGAAGCCGTCGGTTTCGCCTTGGTTGTTCGGCAGATGGGCCAGCCACCAGCGTTGGTAGTTGAGGTGGTGCGGCTCGCCCCAGGTGGCGCAGCTTACCATCGACTTCTTGCCGGTCACGTGCGGATAGTTGAGCCAATCTTCCGCGGCGCTCAGCACTTCTTTCACCTGTGAGTAATCGTAGCCGTCCTCGGCATTCGGACCGCCGTGAACGTTGCCGACCTGGGCGTTGTCCGGGTATTCCTTGGCTTGCCGCGTGAAGCGCGACCACGGATTGCTGGCGTCTTTCGTATCCCAAGCGCCGCGGCCGACGGTGATCGAGAGCATCCCTTCGCAGCGATGGCCGAAACTATGCAGGGCGTTGTCCTCGCCGACTTCGTAGTTGAAGCCCAGCACCGCGACCGTGCGGCCGCAATCGGGAATGTCGTACGGGCGATAGAACCAAGGATTGTCGGACTGGTACTGCACGATGTCGCCCGGAATCTTGAACGCGTATTCGTCGAAGCCGAAGTACGGCGCGCCCCAGACCCAGATTTCGTCGACATCGCCGCTGGTCACGCGCCTGGCGAGATCGGCGTCTTCGAACAATTCCTTGTAACTGGCCGCATCGGGCTGATGTACAAGTTCGCGGTTTTTCCACATCGCCAGGAACGACTCGTCGTCGTAGCGAAAGCCGTCCCGCTTCGCTGAAAAGACGTCGACGTCGATCCAATCGACCAACTGGTAGTCCGCGTAGCCGGCGCTGGACTCGCGCAGATAGCCGATTAACTTCTCGGTCATCGGCCGCGGGTCGTTCCAGCCCATGTGCTGAGACAGACGCTGGTTTCCCTGCGATTTGAGCGGGGGATCGTAGCAGACGACGATCACTCTGACGGTGCGCTTGCCCGCAATGCGTTGGATTTGCTCGCGAGGCGCTGCCCAGGCTGAGGGAGTGAAATACGCCAGGCACGGCAGGGCCAGGAAGGTTCGTCGTTGCACGTACGCCTCTCGTCAGCGCGGTGATTTCAGATACCGGAGCGCTGCCAGCTTAGACTGCCGCACGGCGGAAGACAACGACTTGGGAATTCCTCGGAAAAGCCGATATTGGCCCAAACAAGGCGAGCCAGCGAAGCTGCCCCTCCACCGGCTCGGACGTCAAATTCGGGACATCAGCAAGTCACGTCGTAGCACGACTCGTGGAGTCGGTGCATTACGCGTTCGAGTGCGGCCAACTCGTGTTGCAAGGTGGCAGAATCCTCGGGCAACTTTTCCTGCCGCAAGTTGCGTCTCAGTTCGCAAATGCGGCGTTCGACCACTCGGGTCAAGACCGCGTCGTCATTGTGTTCTAGCAGCAGAAACATGGCCCACATCCTTTCGTCAGCGACGCTCGGTGCGCCGACATCCTTCATCGGGGCGGCGCCATCAGGGAGCGGTGGCGCCGCGAGTCCGCATCGTCTAGGTTTCAGTTGACGGGTTGATGCTCCCTTCAACCTTCTACGCAGGCGACGGCCTGCGCAGCCAAGAAAGTTCAGGTTTTCACCTCAACACGTCTCGGCCGGGCTTCGGCGGTCTTGGGGACGGTCACCCTCAGCACGCCCGTTTTGTACTCCGCTGCGACCTTGTCCTCGGCGACCGTGGCCGGCAGCGGAATCACACGGCGGAATTCACCGTAGCTCCGCTCGACGCGATGAAATGTCTTCCCCTTTTCTTCCTTCTCCTCTTTCTTTTCCCCGGAGATCCACAGCGCTCCGTTCTTGACTTCCACATTGAAGTCCTCAGGCTTCATGCCTGGCAGTTCCACGGTGATCTCCACGCCCTCCGCGTTCTCGACGACGTTGACCGTGGGGACGAACGCGCCTTCGAGGCTCATCCAGCGATCATCTTCGCTGAGCATGCCCTCGACGAATCGCCCAAAATCACGTTCCAGGCGGCCCAGCGTGCGGGGCAGCCTCTCCGTCCAAGGAACCATTGTGCGTGCCATGACAGACCTCCTGCGAAGCACCCTCGCTTCGCCCCTCAAAGCCTTGCGACCGCCGCCGGGCGAACGCCCGGCCGTCGCACTGTGCAGAAGTTTCATTTCGTGAATAGATAGATAGTTGCAAAATCCGGGCCGTTTGTGGCGATTCGACGCGTGATTGCAACGACTATGCCTGGCACAAGCTACGTTACGCCTCCACGAGCGAATCGCGGACGTTGATGTGCGAAAAGCGCGCACGCGGCGCGCACCGCGCGCGACCATACGATCGCCGGACGTTTCCTGGGATTTCTGAGAACCGATTCTGCCCCGCAATCGTAGTAAGAGTAGAAGGAGCAAGACCAAGTAACGGGCAAAAACAAACGGTGACGCGGCAACGAGGAGTTCCCTCACCGAAGTGTTAGAAGGAGGCGCAAAGTTTGATCTGCTCGGCATGTCGGAAGTTGAGCCTCGAGGGCGTGGAGTGAGTTTCGCACATACGAGGCGCGCCTAGCGAGCGTCGCATCCTGCCTGCGGGTAACCAGCGACTCACGCTCCCACGAGGCTCGGGGCTTTGGTTCTTCGGTAGTAGTTTTGACATGCACGGCCGGCGGAAACGTCGGCCGTTGGCGTTTACGCGGGTCCGGGAGCAGGGGCGAAAGGGGTATACTGCGCTAGTTGTCTCCCCTCTGACTTTCCATCGCGGCGTACTGATGCCTGCACCTGTTCTCGATCCCGAACGCTGTCGCGCGGATTTCCCGATCTTGTCCGCCTCGTCGCCGAGCGGGAAGCCGCTGGTCTATCTGGACAACGCCGCCACGACACAGCGTCCTCGGGCGGTGATTCAGGCGATCGTCGACACGTACGAACAGCACTACGCGAACGTCCATCGCGGCATTCATTGGTTGAGCGACCGTACGACGGACTTGTATGAGCAAGCGCGCGACAAGGTGCGGCAATTCATTGGCGCCGAACGTCGCGAGGAAGTGATTTTCACGCGGGGGACGACCGAGAGCATCAATCTGGTGGCCAGGTCATGGGGCGAGGCCTTTCTGCGACCCGGCGACGAAATCTTGCTCACCGAAATGGAGCATCACGCCAACATCGTCCCATGGCATCAGGCAGCCGCGCGCACCGGCGCGAAAGTACGCTTCATCCCGATCACCGACGCAGGTTTGCTCGACCTATCGTCGCTCGACCAACTGCTGGGCGAGCGGACGAAGCTGGTCGCGGCGACGGCGGTTTCCAATGTGTTAGGAACCGTGAACACGTTGGAGTCGATCATCTCCAAGGCTAAGTCCGTGGGCGCGATGGTGTTAGTCGATGCCGCGCAGAGCGTTCCGCACTTGCCGATTGACGTCAGTCGACTCGGCGCCGATTTCGTCGCATTCAGCGGTCATAAGATGCTAGGGCCGACCGGCGTAGGAGTGCTGTGGGGGCGCGCCGCGTTGCTCGATGCCATGCCGCCCTTCCTGGGCGGCGGGAGCATGATTCGCCGTGTGACGTGGGAAGGCTTCGAGACCGCGGAATTGCCGGCCAAGTTCGAGGCCGGCACGCCGCCGATTGTGCCGGCGATTGGGCTCGGCGCGGCGATCGATTATCTCGATGCGATTGGAGTGCCGGCCATTCACGCGCATGAACTCGAGCTAACGAAACATGCGCATGAGAGGTTCGCCGAATTGAGTGGCGTCCGGTTACTGGGCCCGGCGCCCGAGCAGAAATCCGGCGTGGTCAGCTTTGTCGTCGAGGGCGTTCATCCGCACGACGTGGCGCAGTTGCTGGACGGCGAGGGCATCGCCATTCGTGCCGGGCACCATTGCGCGATGCCGCTGCACAAACGGCTCGACATCGTGGCGAGCAGCCGCGCCAGCTTCTACTTGTACAATACCTGGGCCGAAATCGATCGCCTCGTCGACGCCGTCGCTCAAACGCAGCGGCGTCTGCGCCGCAAATAACTTTCCCTGCGTGAAATCATGAACGACGACGACGAGGTTTGTCTCTGCTTTCACGTTTCCCGGCGCAAGTTGGCGAACTACCTGCGCGTCGAGCGAATCTCGCGCGCCAGCCAACTCAGTGAATGCGGCGGCGCGGGCACCGGTTGCGGCTGGTGCCGGAGCTATCTGGAGCGGCTCTTCGCCGCCAGTCGCCAGGGGTTACCCCAGGATGCGGAGCCGACGGCTCAAGAATACGCATCGCAGCGTGCGCGTTACATTCACGCTGGAGGCGGTACGCCCCCTGCAGGCAGCGAGCCGCGTGAATAATCGTCCCTGTTGAAATGCGAAACGCCGCGAAACGCAACCCGTCGTTTCGCGGCGTATTCGAATTGTCGTACTGCGAGACCGAACTACTGTTGATAGCTCGGCGCGCCTTGCGGCGACGGATCATAGCTGGCCGGAGTTACGCCGGAGGCTGGCGCCGGACTGTAGTCCGTCGTCCCGCCTGGGCGATAAGGCTGAGCGGCCGGCTGCTGCTGATACTGAGGATACGACGTCTGAGTCGCCGGACCGTATCCGCTTTGTTGCGCGGGCGGCCAGGCTTCTTGTTGCTGCGGCGCCACCGGTTCATATCCGGTCGGTGCGGCGTTCGGATCTTGCGTGTATTGCTGGCCGCCGTCGTACTGCGTGGCGGCCGGGTAACGTGTGTTGTCCGCCATCTGAGCGGCGGGCGCGGCCTGCGGAGCGTACTGTTGCGGCTGCGAATAGCTCGAAGGCGCCGGGCCGTACTGCGCGCCCGGATCCCACGAGTTCATCGGCTGTTGAGCAGCAGGGGCGGCGGGCTGTGCGCCATACGCGGCCTGCTGACCGTACGCGGGCTGCTGCTGCGGATACGTCGCCGCAGCCGGTTGTTGCTGACCGGCGTCATAGTAGCCGACTTGCGGCGCCGCGGCGGGACCCGTGGGGCCAGCTGCATACGAGGCGGCGTCGTATTGCGTGTTCGGCGCCCCCGGGGAACCGGTCGACGGGGCCGTAGCCCAGGCGCCTTGAGAATTCTCGGCGCCGGTGTAGCTGGTCGGCATGCCGGCGTAGCCCGTGTTGTACTGTCCGCCTGCGCCGTAACCATTGTTCGCGACCGGCGCGCCGTAGCCGGGCGTCGCGCCTTGCGACGGCATCCAGGGACCGGCGGTCGACTCGGGACCGGTCGTGGCGTTGCTGGCCACGGCGGTGTCCTTATTGCGTCCGAATGACGGCCACTTCGGCTTCCAACTGAATTTACCCAAGCTGGAGGACTGGCAGCCAGTCGTGCTGACGGCCAGCAGCCCGACGATCGCGAGTGTGCGAGTGAACGAAGCTTGCATGGTACTGCGCCCTGGGGTTGTTGAGGGCCTCGCGGAGAATAGCGCCGTCGCCAAGGGACTTCCGTGTGCCGGTCGTGCCCTAGTCGTGTCGCGGCCCTCTTCCTTGAGGACAGGTGCTTGTTCGGGAACTTTCCTCTAGTTCGTCGCGCGGCGTGCCGGCAACGACCTAGAGTGCGGGGCTCATTTGTAGGTTATTCGGACATTGACGCCTGCGACCGTCAGCGAAACTTTGAGGTTCGCTCCGATTTTCCGGTGCGAAACCGCGCCGATGGGGCGTTTCGGGGCGGGATACTAGGGACACGCCACCGCGCGGTCAACGGCAGTCGTTGAGATTTCGCGATCTGGTGAACGCCTGCCTTTAGATTGCGAGAACGGTGTGCGTTTGATCTTGACTCGCCCGCGCGCCGGCGCTAGAGTCCGCCCCGATTTCCAGCTTTTTTGCGGGCGCGCTGTCGATTTCCCTGGCGGGTGGGAAGCGGCGCTTCCGCATCATCCGGGCAAGGATGCTCGGCGTAACTTCGGAGGGAGCCGTGGCCAGCTCATTCGCCCATTCCCTGACAATTCACTCGAGCGCCTTCGCGCGCCGCTCGGTTTGGTGCGGCGTTCCGCGCCGCCAATTCCTGGCCAGCATGTGCGGGCTCGTCGGTTGGACGATGCTCAGCGGTTGCACCGCGCCGGCGATTCGCACGCAAAGCCCGGAAGACGAAGAGCTGGAATCGAATACCCACCTGGTCGGCGAATACTCCGTGCCGTTTGGCATGGTGATTCAGAAGGTGGAAGGCATCGCGCTCGTCAATGGACTTCCGGGCACCGGCGGCGATTGTCCGCCATCGCCACAGCGCAATGCATTACTGCGCGACTTGCAATCACGCGGGGTGCCGAAGCCGCAGAGCGTGATGGATTCTCCCAGTACGGCACTGGTGTTGGTGCGCGGATTCATCCGCCCGGGAGCGCAACAGGGAGACAACTTCGATTTGGAGTTGCGATTGCCGACCAACAGCGAATGCACCAGCTTGCGCGGCGCCTGGATGATGGAAACACGGCTCACGGAATCGGCCTACATTGATGGCCAGGTCTACGACGGCCATTTGATTGGTCGCGGCGGCGGCCCGGTGCTGGTCGATCCGAATGCCGATAGCTCCGGCGACGATACGGCGATCAAGCGCGGCAAGGTGCTCGGCGGCGGCGTGTTGCTCAAGCAACGCCCGATCGGTTTGGCGCTCAAGCCGGAACATCAAAATCTGCGCACGAGCGCCGCCGTCGGCACGGCGATCAATCGCCGGTTTCACACGTTCCACAAAGGGCGTAAGGAACCGGTCGCCACGCCGAAGACCGGCGAATACGTCGACCTGTTGCTCCACGAGCGTTACAAACACAACGTGCCGCGTTACATGCAAGTGCTGCGAGCGATCCCGCTCCGCGAAACCTCCTCGGAACGTTTGGCCCGGCTGGCCTTGCTGGAACGGCAGCTCATGGATCCGATTACCGCTTCGACGGCCGCGCTGCGGCTGGAAGCGATCGGCAATGAGGGAGTCGACGTTCTGGAAAAAGGCATCGCCTCGCGTGATCCCGAGGTGCGGTTCTATGCCGCGGAAGCGCTGGCTTACCTTGACGAAGGCGCGGCCGCTCCGCCGTTGGGGCAAGCCGCGTTGGAAGAACCGGCCTTCCGCGTATTCGCGCTGACGGCGCTCTCCGCGATGGACGACTACGCAGCCTACGAAGAGCTGCGCAAGCTGCTCGACGTGCCCAGCGCCGAGACGCGCTACGGCGCGTTCCGTGCGATGTGGGCGATGAACGCCAATGATCCGCTGGTCCGCGGCGAGAAGCTGAGCGATCAGTTCAGCTACCACGTGCTGCACACCGGCGGCCCGCCGATGATTCACGCCACGCGCAGCTTCCGTCCGGAAATCGTGGTCTTCGGGCACGAACAGCGGCTCAAGACGCCGTTCAAGTTCGACGCCGCGCATAATAAGATCATGGTCTCCGGAGATCCTTCGGGCGTGGTGACCGTCACGCGTTTCGACGTCAACGGCGTCGATCAGAAGCGCGAGGTGGATACCACGGTGGACGCCGTCATCCGGGGGATCGTGGAACTGGAAGGCGACTACCCCGACGTAGTGCAAATCCTGCAGCAGGCCGCCCAAAGCGACTTGCTGACGGGCCGGTTCGAGGTCGACGCCCTGCCTGAGGCCAATCGCCGGTATGAGAACCGCGGCAACGACGACAGCGGCTCCGAGGAGGGCGAGGAATCGCTCGATTCCCGGGAAATCCAGGTTTCCAACCCCACGCCGGAGCTGTTCGCCCCCGCAGAAAAGAAGGAAAAGCGTAAGAAAAGCGAGGACGCGCACGGCATTTCCGGGCATCACGGGGAGAAAAAGCAGGTTAGCCGCTGGGAGGCTTTCCGTGATAAAATCATGCCTTGGTCCGCCGGCGATTAGCCCCTGGCGAGCGATTCGGAAAAATCGCCGCCCCCCCCCTCAAGGGACGGGTAGGAACAGCTTCTCGTCGCCGTCGGCAGCACCTCATTGCAATAGCAGACTGCCCTGGGCGTTTCGTCTCCATGCTCAAAGCGCTCGAACTCGCCGGCTTCAAGAGCTTCGCCGATAAAACGCGGTTCGAGTTTCACTCCGGCATCACGGTCGTCGTGGGGCCGAACGGCTCCGGCAAATCCAACGTCGTCGACGCCATCAAATGGGTGCTCGGCGAGCAAAGCGTGAAAAGTTTGCGCGGCAAGGAGATGGCCGACGTCATCTTCAACGGCTCGGCCAGCCGCAGTGCGCTGAATTCCTGCGAAGCGACGCTGACGTTCGACAATTCCCGGCGATTGCTGGCAGTCGATACGGACGAGGTGTACGTCACTCGCCGGGTGTATCGCAGCGGCGAAGGCGAATACCTGATCAACCGGCAGCCCAGCCGGCTCAAGGATATCCGCGAGTTGTTCTCTGGCACGGGCGTGGCGACGGAAGCGTACAGCGTCATCGAGCAGGGCAAAGTCGATGTGATGCTGCAATCGTCGCCGCGCGAGCGCCGGGCGATCTTCGAGGAGGCCGCCGGGATCAGCCGGTTCAAGGCCAAGAAGGTGGAATCGCTCCGCCGCTTGGAGCGCGTCGAACAGAACCTGTTGCGGCTCTCCGACATCGTCCAAGAAGTCGAAGGACGATTGAAGAGCGTGCGGCAACAAGCAGCCAAGGCCCGACGGCACAAGGAACATACCGACCGCCTGCAATCCCTGCGCACGCAAGTCGGCCTGGCCGACTGGCGGCATTTGTCGGAACGCATTGATGCGCTCCGCGAAGAGTTGCACGGGCTAGACGCCGATGTCGCGTCGGTCAGCGCCTCCGTGGAAACACAGGAAGCCGAGGCGTTGGCGCTCGACGTAACGCTGTCCGATGCGCACGAAGGAATCCGCGCGGCGGAGTTTCGTCTCGCGCAAAATCGTGAGCGGATTGCCGGCCAGGAATCGACCATCGATCAAGGCCGCGCGCGATTGCGGGACGTCGAGGAAGAAATTGCCCGGCGGCAACAGCAATTGGCCGCGATCAACCAGCGGGCCGTCGACCTACACTGCTTGTTGAATGAGACGCGGGCGGAACTGACCGCGGCGGAGCTGGAGCATACGGCGCTGTCCGCGCGGCTGTCGGACGACGAGAAGACCGCGGAGCTCGTGGTCCGCGACGCGAATGCTTCGCGTGAAGCCACCGAGCGGCTGCGATTGCAGTATATGGACCGGATGCGGCAGGGCGCCGCGATCGGCAATCAGATCAGCGGCGCCACTTCGCAACTCGATGGCTTGCGCGCTACGCAGCAACGGCGCGAGACGCAACTTGTCGAGTTGCTCGAACAACGCGAGAAGCTTGACGCGGAGCTTGAATCGCTCCGCGAACAGTTGGAGGAGCGCTTGGCGGCGGTCGAAACTGCGCGAGGTGCTGCCGACCAGGCCGACACGGACGTCGCCACGCTGCGCGAGCGCCGCGCCACGGAACAAGCGGAGCTGCATGCCACGGAAACGCAACACGCGGCGCTGTCGGAACGGTCCGGCGTCTTGTCCGAGCTGGAGAATCGCCTGGAGGGACTGACTTCGGCCGCGAAAGAGGTTTTGGTTCGCGCCCGGGCCGCGCTTGGCGGTCCGTTGAGTCAAATTCGCGGGTTGCTGGCCGATCAATTCGTGGTGGCGATGGAATACGCGCCGGCGATCGAGGCCGCGCTGGGAGAGCAATCGGGCTATCTGCTGGTCGAACCGAACGACGAATTCCGCGACTATCTTACCCGGGCTGACGCCCATTTCGCGGGGCGGATCGGCTTTATCCGCGTGGATCGTGCGAAGACCGTCGTCGATGACGATGCCATGTTTGCGGACGACCCCGGCGTCGTCGGGCGCGCGGACCGGTTGGTCGAGGCCTCGCCGGAATACGTGCCGTTGCTCTCACGCCTGCTGGGAACGACGTGGGTCGTGCGCGAATTGGCCGACGCGCTGCGACTCTCTGAGACGCATGGCGGACGTTGGAATTTCGCCACGCTGACGCGGGACGTGGTCGCCGCCGACGGCACGATGACGCTGGGCGCGCGCAAGGGCGCGACGGGCATCATCTCGCGCCGCAGCGAATTACGCGCGTTGGCGAAGCAACTCACGGACTTGCAATCGCGCGTCGGAGCGGAGCGGGAACGACTCGCCGCGACGGACAGTTCGATTCAGACCGCGGAACTCGCGGCCCGTGCGGCGCAACAGGCGCTGGGTGCGGCGCAAAGCTCGCTAGGGGAACATCGCACCAAGGTGCAATCGTCGCAGGAGCGCGCGCTCCAGGTCGATCGTCAATCCGGCGCGTTGGAACGCGAATTGGCCACCGGCGGAACACAGATCGCCGACGGCGAAGCCAAGCTCGCCAAATCGCGCGAGGAACTGGCCGGCATCGAGCGGCAGCTCGCCGACCAGGAGCAGGAGATCAGCGCGCGCAACGCCGAACGTGAAGCGTTGGAAGATCGACGTCGTGCTCAGGACCAGCAATTGACCGTCGTGCGGATCGATCTGGCCAAAAGCGACGAAAGGCTTCGTAGCTTGCGGGATCGTTTGCAACAGTTCGAAGTCGATCACGACGATCGCCGCACTTCGCTGGGCGAGCAGCATCGGCAGATCGCCTCCGGACGCGGACGGGCGGAGCAGATCGTGCGGTCGATCCTGGCCGCCGAAAGCGAAGTCGCCGGGTTGTATCTGCGTAAAGAAGAGTTTTCCCGAGACATCGTGCGGTTGCTTAACGAGACGGAATCGCACCGCCGACGGCGCGCGGCCTTGCAAACAGGCATTCAGGACGGCCGCTCCATGCAGCGGCAACTCGAGGAACGCGTACACAAGCGTCGGTTGTCGCTGGGCGAATTGCAGTTGGAGCGCGGCGCGATCGAAACGCGGCTCCGCGACGACTACGACATTGAGCTGGCCGCGTTGAGCGAAGCGATCGCCCATCAGCCGCAGGAAGAGCGCGAAGCGATTGATCGAGAAATTGCGGACTTGCGCCGTAAAATCAATTCCATCGGCGTCGTGAATTTAGCGGCGCTCGACGAGTTGGATGACTTGGAAACGCGGCATGCGCATCTGGCGGGGCAGTTCCGCGATCTCACGGAGGCGAAGGAATCGCTGGAGCAGATCATCCAACGAATCAACGCCGACAGCCGCAGACTGTTTGCCGAGACGCTGGACGCCGTGCGAGGCAATTTTCAAACACTGTTCCGCAAACTGTTCGGGGGCGGCCAGGCCGATATCGTGCTGGAAGAAGGCGTCGACATTCTGGAAAGCGGCGTCGAGATTGTCGCCAAACCTCCGGGCACGAAGCCGGCCTACATCGCACAGCTCAGCGGCGGCCAGCGGGCGCTCACCTGCGTGGCGCTGTTGATGGCAATTTTTCAGTTCCGTCCCAGCCCCTTCTGCGTGCTGGATGAAGTCGATGCGCCGCTGGACGAAGCGAATATCGAGCGCTTTGTCGGCGTCCTCAAGGACTTTCTCGCCTGGACGCAATTTATCGTCGTCACGCATTCTAAGAAGACGATGACCTGCGCGAGCACGCTCTACGGCGTGACAATGCAGGAATCCGGCGTGTCGAAACGCGTCAGCGTGCGCTTTCAGGATGTCAGCGACACGGGCGAGATTCTAAAGCCGGCCGATGAGGATGAGACGGCGGCGGCTTGAGAGTTGGAAGTTTTCAGTGTTCAGTTTTCAGTGAGATCAGACTCACGCAAGTTGCGCGCGGCGGCGAACGGTTTTGCGCGTCAGTTCCTGGTCCAGAGATGTATCGGACCAACTGCCGAAGACCGCATCGGTTGAGGCGGTCGTTCGTCGTGCGGAATTCGAGGCAAGTGACTGGCGGCGCTGTCGTTCGGCGCTGGAAACTGCGGCGATCGATGACGCGGCGGCCGGCGGTGGTTGCGATTGGATGGCTAGCGACTGGCGCTGCTTGTTCAGCACGTTGATCGTCTGCAAGGCGTCGAGCGCCGTCAGCTTGTTGTCGCCGTTCACGTCGTAGTACGGAGGCGGCTTCTGGCCTTCGTCTGGCGGCGGCAACGAGTGCGGGCCGTGCTTGTTGAGGCGATTGATGATGATTAACGCGTCGAGACCGCTGACAATGCCGTCGCCATTGACGTCATAGGGATTGTCGGGATTTCGCCACGGGTGGGTCGGTGCAAGCCCGACGCCCACGACGGCGAACTGGAACGGACCCTCGTCCGTGTCGTCCGTGTGGACGGTCACCGTTGCCGAGCGCATTCCCACTGCGGCCGGCGCGAAGCTGAGCACGAACGCGACGCTGTCGCCGGGATCGAGATAGTCCACGTCCAAATCGGCGACAGTGAATTCTCCCTCCTCACCGCCTTCCACCGTGACGCTCGGATCACCGGCGAACCGAAGCCGCCCGAAGCCGGCGTTGCGGATTACAAATTCGCGATTTGTGCGACCCTCGCCCGCCAGCGCTTCGCCCAGCCGCGTGCCGGCTTCCAGCGACGTTTCGGTCTCGCCATCGAGAATCGAACCGCCACTGCCGAGCACATCGATGTCGCCAACCGGGGCGAGCAACTGGATGCCTTGAAAGAAGACTCCGGCCGAGTCGCTTTGATCGCCGGACTCTGGCGTAGCGTCGACCTGATCTCCGAAGCCGGACCAGACAACGACGGCCACACCCTCGGGCGACATCTCCACGCTGGCGAAGGTCTGCGCGCCTGCATCCGTTGAGTTGATACTGAACTCGTCGCCAAAGGGCGCGCCGGTGCTGTCGAACTCTCGGGCGAGAATTCCTACATAGTGGGTTTCGTCTTCTTGAGCTTCGGAGCTGGTCCAGGCGACTAGGAAACTCCCGTCCCCGGCGGCC belongs to Planctomycetia bacterium and includes:
- a CDS encoding Hsp20/alpha crystallin family protein translates to MARTMVPWTERLPRTLGRLERDFGRFVEGMLSEDDRWMSLEGAFVPTVNVVENAEGVEITVELPGMKPEDFNVEVKNGALWISGEKKEEKEEKGKTFHRVERSYGEFRRVIPLPATVAEDKVAAEYKTGVLRVTVPKTAEARPRRVEVKT
- a CDS encoding cysteine desulfurase, which encodes MPAPVLDPERCRADFPILSASSPSGKPLVYLDNAATTQRPRAVIQAIVDTYEQHYANVHRGIHWLSDRTTDLYEQARDKVRQFIGAERREEVIFTRGTTESINLVARSWGEAFLRPGDEILLTEMEHHANIVPWHQAAARTGAKVRFIPITDAGLLDLSSLDQLLGERTKLVAATAVSNVLGTVNTLESIISKAKSVGAMVLVDAAQSVPHLPIDVSRLGADFVAFSGHKMLGPTGVGVLWGRAALLDAMPPFLGGGSMIRRVTWEGFETAELPAKFEAGTPPIVPAIGLGAAIDYLDAIGVPAIHAHELELTKHAHERFAELSGVRLLGPAPEQKSGVVSFVVEGVHPHDVAQLLDGEGIAIRAGHHCAMPLHKRLDIVASSRASFYLYNTWAEIDRLVDAVAQTQRRLRRK
- a CDS encoding (2Fe-2S)-binding protein, which gives rise to MNDDDEVCLCFHVSRRKLANYLRVERISRASQLSECGGAGTGCGWCRSYLERLFAASRQGLPQDAEPTAQEYASQRARYIHAGGGTPPAGSEPRE
- a CDS encoding flagellar basal body P-ring protein FlgI codes for the protein MASSFAHSLTIHSSAFARRSVWCGVPRRQFLASMCGLVGWTMLSGCTAPAIRTQSPEDEELESNTHLVGEYSVPFGMVIQKVEGIALVNGLPGTGGDCPPSPQRNALLRDLQSRGVPKPQSVMDSPSTALVLVRGFIRPGAQQGDNFDLELRLPTNSECTSLRGAWMMETRLTESAYIDGQVYDGHLIGRGGGPVLVDPNADSSGDDTAIKRGKVLGGGVLLKQRPIGLALKPEHQNLRTSAAVGTAINRRFHTFHKGRKEPVATPKTGEYVDLLLHERYKHNVPRYMQVLRAIPLRETSSERLARLALLERQLMDPITASTAALRLEAIGNEGVDVLEKGIASRDPEVRFYAAEALAYLDEGAAAPPLGQAALEEPAFRVFALTALSAMDDYAAYEELRKLLDVPSAETRYGAFRAMWAMNANDPLVRGEKLSDQFSYHVLHTGGPPMIHATRSFRPEIVVFGHEQRLKTPFKFDAAHNKIMVSGDPSGVVTVTRFDVNGVDQKREVDTTVDAVIRGIVELEGDYPDVVQILQQAAQSDLLTGRFEVDALPEANRRYENRGNDDSGSEEGEESLDSREIQVSNPTPELFAPAEKKEKRKKSEDAHGISGHHGEKKQVSRWEAFRDKIMPWSAGD
- the smc gene encoding chromosome segregation protein SMC — translated: MLKALELAGFKSFADKTRFEFHSGITVVVGPNGSGKSNVVDAIKWVLGEQSVKSLRGKEMADVIFNGSASRSALNSCEATLTFDNSRRLLAVDTDEVYVTRRVYRSGEGEYLINRQPSRLKDIRELFSGTGVATEAYSVIEQGKVDVMLQSSPRERRAIFEEAAGISRFKAKKVESLRRLERVEQNLLRLSDIVQEVEGRLKSVRQQAAKARRHKEHTDRLQSLRTQVGLADWRHLSERIDALREELHGLDADVASVSASVETQEAEALALDVTLSDAHEGIRAAEFRLAQNRERIAGQESTIDQGRARLRDVEEEIARRQQQLAAINQRAVDLHCLLNETRAELTAAELEHTALSARLSDDEKTAELVVRDANASREATERLRLQYMDRMRQGAAIGNQISGATSQLDGLRATQQRRETQLVELLEQREKLDAELESLREQLEERLAAVETARGAADQADTDVATLRERRATEQAELHATETQHAALSERSGVLSELENRLEGLTSAAKEVLVRARAALGGPLSQIRGLLADQFVVAMEYAPAIEAALGEQSGYLLVEPNDEFRDYLTRADAHFAGRIGFIRVDRAKTVVDDDAMFADDPGVVGRADRLVEASPEYVPLLSRLLGTTWVVRELADALRLSETHGGRWNFATLTRDVVAADGTMTLGARKGATGIISRRSELRALAKQLTDLQSRVGAERERLAATDSSIQTAELAARAAQQALGAAQSSLGEHRTKVQSSQERALQVDRQSGALERELATGGTQIADGEAKLAKSREELAGIERQLADQEQEISARNAEREALEDRRRAQDQQLTVVRIDLAKSDERLRSLRDRLQQFEVDHDDRRTSLGEQHRQIASGRGRAEQIVRSILAAESEVAGLYLRKEEFSRDIVRLLNETESHRRRRAALQTGIQDGRSMQRQLEERVHKRRLSLGELQLERGAIETRLRDDYDIELAALSEAIAHQPQEEREAIDREIADLRRKINSIGVVNLAALDELDDLETRHAHLAGQFRDLTEAKESLEQIIQRINADSRRLFAETLDAVRGNFQTLFRKLFGGGQADIVLEEGVDILESGVEIVAKPPGTKPAYIAQLSGGQRALTCVALLMAIFQFRPSPFCVLDEVDAPLDEANIERFVGVLKDFLAWTQFIVVTHSKKTMTCASTLYGVTMQESGVSKRVSVRFQDVSDTGEILKPADEDETAAA